One genomic window of Mustela nigripes isolate SB6536 chromosome 15, MUSNIG.SB6536, whole genome shotgun sequence includes the following:
- the C1QTNF9 gene encoding complement C1q and tumor necrosis factor-related protein 9A: MRIWWLLLVAGICTRNMNSQDTCRQGHPGIPGNPGHNGSPGRDGRDGAKGDKGEAGEPGRPGSPGKDGVAGERGERGADGKVEAKGVKGDQGSRGPPGKHGPKGFVGPMGEKGLRGEIGPQGQKGDKGSVGPTGPEGLKGSTGPSGPMGLPGPVGPIGKPGPKGDAGPLGPQGDPGVRGMRGWKGDRGEKGKIGETPVLPKSAFTVGLTVLSKFPSSDVPIKFDKILYNEFNHYDVATGKFICHIAGVYYFTYHITVFSRNVQVSLVKNGVKILNTKDCYMSSEDQASGGLVLPLKLGDEVWLQVAGGERFNGLFADEDDDTTFTGFLLFGSQ; encoded by the exons ATGAGGATCTGGTGGCTCCTGCTTGTCGCTGGAATCTGCACAAGAAACATGAACTCACAGGACACATGCAGGCAAGGGCACCCTGGCATCCCTGGGAATCCTGGTCACAATGGTTCGCCTGGGAGAGACGGACGAGACGGAGCAAAGGGCGACAAGGGCGAGGCAG GAGAACCAGGCCGTCCTGGCAGTCCGGGGAAGGATGGAGTGGCGGGCGAGAGAGGAGAACGAG gAGCAGATGGAAAAGTTGAAGCCAAAGGCGTCAAAGGCGATCAAGGCTCACGAGGACCCCCGGGGAAACATGGGCCAAAGGGATTTGTTGGTCCCATGGGAGAGAAAGGTCTCAGGGGAGAGATTGGCCCTCAAGGGCAAAAGGGGGATAAAGGCAGTGTGGGGCCCACTGGCCCAGAAGGGCTAAAGGGCAGCACTGGGCCTTCGGGCCCAATGGGTCTACCTGGCCCCGTCGGCCCCATTGGGAAGCCTGGCCCCAAGGGAGATGCTGGGCCCTTGGGACCCCAGGGAGATCCAGGAGTCCGGGGAATGAGAGGCTGGAAAGGGGACCGAGGCGAGAAAGGGAAAATTGGTGAGACTCCAGTCTTGCCCAAGAGTGCTTTCACGGTGGGGCTCACGGTACTAAGCAAGTTTCCTAGTTCAGATGTGCCCATTAAATTTGATAAGATCCTGTATAATGAGTTCAATCATTACGACGTGGCCACGGGGAAGTTCATTTGCCACATTGCTGGCGTCTATTACTTCACCTACCACATCACCGTTTTCTCCAGGAACGTTCAGGTATCTTTGGTCAAAAATGGGGTGAAGATACTGAACACCAAGGATTGCTACATGAGCTCTGAGGACCAGGCGTCGGGCGGCCTGGTGCTGCCACTGAAGCTGGGGGACGAGGTGTGGCTGCAAGTCGCGGGCGGGGAGAGGTTCAATGGCTTGTTCGCAGATGAGGACGACGACACGACCTTCACAGGTTTCCTTCTATTCGGCAGCCAGTGA